The window CGATCGCTGTGTACCTGAAATTAGTTGTTAAAACACGCCAATTACTTCAATAGCAACACATCTATCACAAATGAGATTTTAGTTAAAAATTAAATTTAGGCAATAGGTTGTAATTTTTATTCTATATGCCTAGTTAATATACTGTTGAAGATTGTGTTAATTATTGGCAGTTATGGTATAGGAGATGAATCTGTACAGCTTCCTTCAGTCATTAGGCATTGCCAACCCCAGTGGTACTGGTTGGCTGGCAGTCGTTTTTACCTTTATTTTGGCTTGGGTAGTAACCTACCGTTTTATTCCCCAAGTCCGCACTTTTGCTTTACGAGTTGGCTGGGCAGATCAACCTAACGCCCGACGGTTGAACCGAGAACCCTTACCTAACGCTGGCGGACTGGCAATTTATGCTGGTGTCATAGCTGCACTGATCTTAGCTACGTTCTTAAGACCGATAGTTATTGAAGCGGTATTGGCTCAAGTTCTAACTATTCTTCTAGGCGGTTCGATGTTAGTGCTTGTAGGCTTTATTGACGATCAGTTTGGCTTACCACCACTATTTCGCTTATTAACTCAAATTCTAGCATCACTGTTATTGATTGCTAGCGGTACAATCATCCAACTAAATTTTGGTACTCCTATTGATTCCATACTATCAGTTTTACTAACAATTCTCTGGGTAGTGGGAATTACTAATGCCGTCAATTTAATGGATGGTATGGATGGATTGGCAGGCGGGATCAGTTTTATTACTGCAATGAGTTTGTTAGCTGTTTCCGCTCAATTTGAAACTCGTGCAGCAGCAACATTAGTGTTAGCTGCTGTAGCAGGTTCGGCACTAGGCTTTTTACGCCACAATTTTCATCCCTCACATATCATTATGGGGGATGCAGGAGCTTATTTTTTAGGCTATGTACTTGCTGGTACGAGTATTTTAGGCAATTTAAAAGTAACCACATTGTTTGCCTTAATACCAACAGTATTGTTTGTATTAGTACCTGTATTAGATACAACCCAAGTGTTCGTGCGACGGCTAATGGCAGGGAAAAATCCTTTAAGTACTCCTGGGAAAGATCACCTGCATCATCGCTTACTAGCTTGGGGTTTCTCTCAACGGCACGCAGCAATTATTCTTTGGGCAATTACCTTAGTTTCCAATTGGGTAGCAATGAGAATGCAAGGAATGAGCGGAATAATGATGCTTGCTACTACTATTGGCATTGTCCTGCTGTTAAGTTTTACTGTTTGGCGACGGCTACGGGCAGTGTTAAGGGCGACAAAAAAAATGGCGAAATAGTTGCTGAGATTGAATTTAATTGGGGTTGTTTGTGAGCATCAACTGCCATTTTTTATATCTAAAAAATTAGGTTTTTCAGAATCAGTTACAATCGAGCGAATTCCCTCCAAAGTGCCTGGTATACTGCGGGGATCCATAAACATTACTTTACTACTACCGCTTTTACCAATGGTCATTCCCATGTCTAAATAATTTTGAGCTATTAAAAACTGCAAAGCTTCACGAGCGTTAGGATCAGTTTTTATAGTGTTAGCAATGATTTGTATAGCATCAGCATTAGCCTGAGCCTTGAGTACTTGCTGCTGCCGTTCTGCCTGTGCTTTGAGAACAATGGTTTTTTGTTGACCTTCTGCTTCTAAAATGGCAGATTTCTGACGTGCTTCTGCTTCTAAAACTTGTGCTTCTGCTTTACCTTTAGCGCTGTTAATTGCACCTTCACGTTCACCTTCTGAGTTTAAAATTGCCGCCCGTTTTTTACGTTCAGCAGCCATTTGTAATTCCATTGATTCTTGTACTGCCTTGGAAGGAATAAGATCTCGCAATTCTACCCGCGTTACTTTTACTCCCCAGGGATCAGTAGCTTCGTCAAGTTCTTGTAGAAGCATTTCATTTATTTGACTACGGGCGGTAAAAGTTTCATCTAGTTCTAATTTGCCCATTTCTCCGCGAATTTGTGTCAGTACCAAATTCACCATTGCGGCGTGGAGATTTTCTACTTTGTAGTATGATTTCTCCATATCAAGGATGCGCCAGTAAACTACAGCATCAACGGTAATTGAAACATTATCGCGAGTAATACATTGTTGAGGAGGAATGTCTAAAACTTTTTCTCTAACATTTCCTTGAAACGCTACTCTTTGAAATCCAGGGATTACATAGTTTAGACCGGGCGTAAGTTTTTTGCCGTTATATTTCCCTAATGTTTCAACTAAAACTTCGTCTCCTTGCTTGACAATTTTAACGCCGGAAAGAGCCGAACCACCTAGAACAACAAAGATAATTAGACCGAATAAGTCTCCCATTTTAAGCCTCGTTTGTGAGTAAACTTAGATTTTTTTAGTACTGATTAGGATTAGGAATCTAATAAGTTTTTGGGAACTACGACTAGGGTAGTTCCTTGTCTGCCTACAACATAAACTTTTTGCCCTGGTGCGATCGCGCTGCTATCTTCACAAATAGCCCGCCAAGAACCACCTTCATATAACACTCGCCCTGGTTGTCCAGGTACAATTTCTGTTAAAGTCTCAGCTTCAGTCGCATCACTAATGCTAGATATTTTACGCTTAGGCATTAAGCGATGCGTTAGCACAACAAATCCAACAGATAACCCTAGCCAAATTCCTACCTGCAAAGCAATCTGTGATGGTAGCAGCCTAGCAATTAAGGCTACTAATAAGGCGCTAATTCCCATCATAAATGCCGTAAAAGCTGTTGGAACAGCAAATTCTAGCAAACACAGCAATGCTCCTACAACTAACCAAAATACCATTGGGTGAACCTGTAGGAAAAAAGCTGTAGAGATTATGAAGGAAGGATGAACCAGGTAAAATAAAGGATAAAAAAAGCCAATAATCGGCATTTTGCTCCTATGTTGATTAGTAAAGTTGATTTGATAGTTGATATTTCATATCTGTACTCACCTGCCCCTTAGTTATTTTTGTAAATAAAAGCTTTCCATGATACTTAGATAAGAGGGGTAAATTATCCCATCTATGGATTTACTACAAAACTGGCTTGCTAGATTCCATTGATTAATCTGATGAATACAGCTTTATTTTGCAGTTTTCAGTTAAATTTAATATTCTCTTTATAAATTGTTAGCTTTATGATTAGTTCCAAGCCTCGAATTCATTGCTTAAATTCAACTTGCTCCCATCCACTGAATCCCATATCCAATAAGTTTTGTGAGAGTTGCCATACACCCTTAGTTTATCGCTATCTGTGGGCGGCTGACATCTCTGCCAAGCTGATCCCACCTGGAGAGTTAGTCAACGACAGATATCAAGTTATTGACGATCAAATTTGGCTGGATACGCACCCCAATCTGCCACCCCAGGTGAGCGATCCCTTACCGCAAGCAATTCTTCCTTATCTACGTCTTTATCCTCACTATTTACACTTACCACAGGTGTACGGCTATGCTGTGCTAAGTAAAGGCTCAACTCCAGGGCAAGTTCTGTTACTGGAAAATGTGCCAGTAGATTCTAACGGTAAGTTACTACCTTCAATCGTACAGGCATGGCAGGAAGCATCTCCAGTGCGTCAAGTATACTGGCTGTGGCAAATTCTGGAACTTTGGCAGCCAATGGCCGAGCAAGGTGTAGTTTCTAGTTTATTGGTGGCGGATAACTTGCGGGTTGAAGGCTGGCGAGTTAGGCTGCGGGAATTTTATGCTGATGGTGTTGAAAATGCGATCGTAGATCCTCAGAATAATTCCTCTACTCAAACATTTATCCCAGGAGCCACAGAACCATCCCTAGAACAGTTGGGAACTTCTTGGAAATCTTGGTTTAAAATGCCACACAAGCAGCTAGAAGAACCACTAGCAGCAATTTATCAGCAAATGCAAGCCAAAGATGTTTCTTACAAGGCTATTGCTAGTTCTCTTAACCAACTTTTACTAGAGCAAGCAGCGTTATTACCTTTGAGTTGTTTAGTTGCTAGTGCTACAGATCCAGGGCCAGGGCAGCAGCATAATGAAGATAGCTGTTATCCCAAAAATGATGATATTTCAGCTTTAAAAAGTAGCAATGGTAAAACTGCAAGTCACTATAACGAGCAACTAATTTCACACCTATCAATTGTTTGTGATGGTATTGGAGGTCATGAAGGCGGAGAAGTTGCTAGCCAGTTAGCGGTGCAGTCTTTGAAGTTGCAAGTGCAAGCCCGCTTAACAGAAGTAGTAGCCGATCCCGATATTATCACCCCAGATATTGTATCGGAACAATTAGCCGCAGTTATTCGCGTGGCAAATAACTTAATAGCAGCCCGTAATGATGAACAAGGGCGAGAATCACGCCGACGGATGGCGACCACTTTAGTGATGGCATTACAACTGCCACAGCAAGTAAATACATCTAAAGGTGCTGCTAATTCCCACGAACTTTATATTGCTAACTTAGGAGATAGCCGCGCCTACTGGATTACTCCTCAATATTGCCAACAATTGACAGTTGACGATGATGTGGCAACTAGGGAAGTACGTTCAGGAAAAAGTGTATATCGGCAAGCGATGAATAGACCAGATGCGGGGGCATTAACTCAAGCAATGGGCATAAAAGATGCTGAGTTTTTGCGCCCAACTGTGAAAAGATTCATTATTGAAGAAGATGGTTTATTGTTGCTGTGTTCTGATGGGGTAAGTGACAACAGATTAGTCGAGCAATATCTGATAGATTATGCCGAGCCAATTTTGGCAGGTAAGATGTCTGTGGAATCCGCAGTTGAGTCTTTAATTAACTTGGCTAATCAAAAAAATGGTCATGATAACTCTTCAGTTGTTTTAAGCTGTTGCAGAGTTAGCCCAGAATATCCTGTAGCACTAGAAAAAAGAGCTACTAACATTTTGACTGCGCCAGTAATGGTATCAGCATTTGTGGAATCACCAAATGTGTATATAGATGCAGAACTGGTGACACCGGAAGACGAACAACGAGCAGATATCGTTCAAGACCGTAAGTGGAACATCAGTTTAGGAGCAGCATTAGGATTGATATTATTACTAATTGGGGCTGGCGCATTTGGTTTAACTACTTGGTGGCTCCTCAGTCCTCAAAATGTTGAGATGATCCGCGATCGCTTGTTTCGACAAGAACAACCTCCAAAACAGTCTCAACCTTTTAATGTAGAATAATTTTTTTTCAACGCAGAGGGCGCAAAGGTAAAATTCGACTTTTGCACTCTGACAACTAGGAGTTTTTACTCATAAACCTTATACAAAAATTTCTTTTCCTCCCTCTCTTCCCTATCCTCTCTATTTTCAAGATCTGATCAAAACGAATGCACCCTCCTATGGCAAAATATTAAGGTTGTCCTATCAAGTTTAGGAAGAAGCACTGTTATTGGTACAGGCTGTCTTCTATGAGAAAGAAGATATGAAAGTTGGCGATCGCGTGCGCGTTAAAAACTCTGTGATTGTTTACCACCATCCTGAACATCGTGGTCAGCCCTTTGATATCAAAGATCAGGAAGGAGAAATATTGGCGATTGTAACCCAATGGCAAGGAAGACCAGTTAGCGCAAACTTCCCATTACAGGTGAAATTCCAGCAAAAATTCCGCGCCCATTTACGGGATGATGAGTTGGAGTTAGTAGAGTAGTGGTCAGGTGCGTAGGTGTTGAGAAGCCCGTCGTAGACATCGCGTTCAAGTAAGCGGCATTAAATCTTCTGCAATAAATATATTGTTGTGAGTTATCGCTTACCGCGATTGAACCAGCCAAAAATGTTGATGTCCCGACGCATTTTTGCTAGTTCTTGTTGATTACTTTGGGCTGTAAGCTGATACCATTCACAATAAATTTTAAGCTCTTGGCGATATTCCGCTTCACGGCGAAACTCATGCGCCATCTGGTAAGAAGCAAATATTTCCGCAGCAGGGGGGATTTGGGGAATAATTTGTCTAAATTCTTTTTGCATAATTTTTATTCTTAAAAAATTATTAATCTTTTGGTGGTCTGTGTGTTCTGCTATACAGCGAAATAAAAAATGTTCTTGTAAAATACCTAAATCTGTTATAGCGGGATTTTTTAAAGCGACACAGGATATATTTACCAGTCACAAATAATGCCACCATATAGCCTATTAAATCCTAGCATTGAGCAGTTAGTGGCGGAGATTGTGGCTGTCAATCACGCTTGGAAAGAAGCGCGAGATTTGTTTGGAAAGGCTTCCCCTTTGGCTATTTCTTTAAGAGAAATCAAAACTCGTTTACAGATGCGCCTCTTGCGTAGCTATGCACCAGAGCAAGTTTATCTGGAATTAGATACAAAAGTTGAGCAGGTAAATGGGGAACTTGATCCAGAAGCAGAAGCAGGGGAACCACTTTATGGTTTACTGCTACGAAAGCCGATTAATGGTCGGCGGAATGCTGAACATCTGCCTGTGAGGGTAGCTAATGAAGTGCTTTCGGAGTCTGAGTTACAGCTATTTACGAGAGTTTAAAGTAGTTTTCTTAGCACAAATGCACAAAGATAACTTAAATAAACTGATTTTTGGAGCAGTTTTTGAGTAACGTATTTAAAATTGAGGAGGGGAGAAATGACAATTAATTCACTATTTATTGGGGTGACTATAGGAATATTTATAATTGCTTGTATTTTTGAAGTGATATTTGTTTGGAATTATAATAAAAGTTATTATAAAGATACTCATAATGCGATTAAATACTTAAAGACACAATCAAGGAATTCAGAAAGAAATGGTAGAGAAATTCTTAACCTAGAAAATCCGCCTAACTGGGATTGGTTAAAACAACATATAGAGGGCAATTTTATTCAAGATGGAGTTTATGCAGCCGAGTTAAAAAATAACCGCTTTGTATTAAGAAAATATCCTGCTGCTCTTACTTGGTCAATACCGCGTAGTTCGCGCAGATTTATACCTAGTATTCTCACAGCAATCGGAATTTTGGGGACTTTTCTTGGTATCCAAATCGGGCTTCAGAATATTAATTTAAATAGTACAGAAAACTTTTCGGAGTTATTACCTTCTATCCAACAATTGCTGGATGGGATGAGAACTGCATTCTTGACATCGCTATTTGGATTGGGCTTTGCTAGCCTTTTCACTCTAATTCTAGCAGGCTCAGAAGGGGTACGAAAAACGCTTCGTAAAAATGTACAAGATGAATTAGATAAAATTGCTAGGTTAAAAACTGATGCTGATTTAGAATCAAATCAATTAACTGCTAAAGCAATTGGGGAAGCTACGGGGACGCAAGTAAGTTATGCGATCGCTCCCTTAATTAACCCGATTAAAGAAGAGTTAAGAGAAATTAGAGCTATCCAAGCTGCTCAAAATCAACTTACCCCACAAGAGATAAGTCAACAAGTTGCATTAGCCTTTGCTCCCTTAATTAACCCTATTTCGGAACATTTAAGAGAAATTAGAGTTGCCCAATTTGCTCAAAATCAGCTTACCTCAGAAGCGATCGGTCAACAAGTTGCATTAGCTTTAGCGCCTGGATTTACAGAAATACGCAATGATTTATCAGCACAACGCCTAACTATTGAACAGCAAAGGCAAGAGCTTTTAACTACATTGATTCAAGAGTTGCGAACAGAGGTAGTTGAACCTGTTGTTTTGCGGTTAGACGAAAGCGCACGATTAACGAGGGAAGCTTCGCAAGCGGTTATAGAACTCAAAGACGCATTAGGTGAAATTACTCAAAGTTTAGCCGAATCAATCCACACAATTCAGGAGTTTCAACGCAATACACTCGGTCAATTACATGAATTTGCTAGAGATTTACGAGAAATTTTAAGCCAATTTCAAACAGAAACTCAAGGTGTTCTTCAACAAGTAGCTACAGAAATTCAACGAGCAGTATCTACCAGTATCGAGGGTTTAGCTACCCAACGGCAAGCTTTTATTGCTAGTGCTAGACAAGCAGCTAGCTTTTTTCAAGGTATTCAGGAAAATTTGCAACAAGCTTTAGAAACTCAAGCACAACAACAACAAGAAATGTTGGCGGGTGTTGAGTCCCAGACAATAAACATATTAGCTGAGGCTAATCAAGCGTTTTTAACTCAATCTCACACAATTGAAACTGTTGGGGTACAAGCTTCAAGTGTAATGGATACAGCTAGAACAAATTTAGAGGCGACATTAAATAATATTGACGAAAATCTCCAAAACACTCGGAACACAGTACAGCAGGAGTTAGAAAATTTCAGGATTAATTATCAATCAGCTTTAGTAACATTTTTTAATGAACAAAATAATTTGCTGAATGATACTTTAGGGCAACAGCGTGATGGATTAGCCGGAGTTGTTGCAGATTTACAAAGAGTTTTCGTAGAAGAAGCGGAACAGCGTAAGGAGTTAGCCGCGCAAGTAAACGATAGCATGGCAAGAATTAATGGGACTGTTCAAAGAGTTAGTGAACTAGCTAATGTAGTAGGTTTAACTTCTAGTGAACGTTTAGCACAGTTAATAGAATTATCTAGAACTATTAGCGGTGAGGCGCAGCGTGTAGAAAACGCTTATCGAAATATGGGTAATCAATTTAACCTAGCTTTAGGTAAGTGGAATGAGGAAATTATTGCTTATTTAAATCAAGCTACTGCATCACAAACAACTTTCTTTAACCAGGCAGATAGTAGCATGGCGAATATCTGCAATGGTTTAAATGAGACAGCAAGCGGTTTAATAGATGTATCTCATTATTTAGTAGCGGCAGCTAATGAAGCCAGGAATGGAGGAAATAATCAGTGAGTAATTTTTCTCAATTCGATGTAGAATCAGAAGTTGAAGAACAAGACGACTCTAGCTTTTTATTATCAATTGGCGATTTAATGTCCGGCTTGCTGATGCTGTTTGCATTGTTATTTATCATTGTGCAGATGCAGCTTAGTGAGCGGATTCAAGAAGTAAAAAGACTAGAAACTGAATTAGCGGCATATAAAAAAGCTATTGATGAGTTGCCGATTAGAATCCTTAATGCTATTAATGGCAATGTAGGAGAAAAGGGAGTATTTATAGTTGATCCAAAAACGGGTGATGTTAGTATTGCGGAGCGTTTGTTATTTGATGAGGGAAGCGCGGAACTAAAACCGGAAGGAAAAAAGTTTTTGCAAGAATTTATCCCTGTTTATAGTCAGGTAATTTTTTCTAATAATAAATTTGATGAACAGATTACTAGAATTGTAATTGAAGGTCATACTAGCTCTGAAGGTTCAGATAAAGTTAATCTAGAATTGAGTTTGCGACGATCCTTATCTGTTTCTGATTATATTTTTTCTAATCAGCTAAATTTTCCGAGTAAAGGGCAATTGAGAAATAAGATATTAGCAGCAGGAAGAGGTGAGATTGATGCCGATCAAAAGATGGATAATCCAAGCGATCGCAAGGTAGTTTTCCGCTTTCAGTTTAAACGCGAAGATTTTAGTAAATGGTTCCCCAAAACGCGATCGCCAGTGAGTCAACCATGAATGTTCGGTTTCGTCAACTACATCTTAATCCCTCACAACCTCCTAGTTATCAGCCAACAGAATTACTTAAACTATCTGAAGGTCTAAAAACTGATAGTTATTCAAAAATTATTGCAAATATTCCGAGACTTTTCAGAACTAAATTTCGCTCTCTAACAGAAATTTTGTCAGATATTCAAAGTAATCAAATTCAGCAAGTAAGTATACTAGAGTGGGTTTATTGTCTTTATCATAAAAAGACTTGGGATGCTCAAAATCCAGATTTACAGATAGCTTCATCTCAAGCTATTTGGGAAGCAGCTAAACAAAATTCTTGGCTTTTACAAAAGTTACTTTGGCGTGTTGCTCTTTATTATAGTGGTCAGAAAGAAACAGCAATTGCTCATTCTTTAGTTGATACCTTCCCAAGCAATATTCAATCTAATAGTCGGGCTATCAAAATCATTAATATTATTAAATCGCCTCACGCCGCTAAAGAATTAGCTCAATTATGCTATACGGATTTACTGCTACCACAGCAACTTTTAGAACAAGCTCAATTACCTAGTTGGATACCTGTAGCTACAGAAGCATTGAATCATGTTGCTGAAGTGTTTTCTGATCCATCGAATATTAATTACAAGCATACAAATTGGTTGCTACGTTGCCTAAATCAAATGTCAGCAGATCAGCAGCTTTTAGCAGTGGACTCTTTACTTAATAAAATTTCGCCAGAATTAGGGGCAAATTTAACACAACTGGTAACGTGGCTAGAAGAAAATTATAGTCCTAGAGTCACAAATTCTCGCTGGAATCAGCTTTCTCTATTTGCTAAGTCAGCTTTATGGAAGTGGATAGGGGCAGTTAACTATCGAGATTTTGCCAATTTAGTCGCTCGGTTGTTAGAAACCCTTGATAGTGAAAGCACTGATTCTAAACAACTGAAATCGCGTCGAAAGTTTTGGGCTGATTATAGTGGTCGCTTTCAGCGTCTCCGCATTCTTTTTCCTCAAAATTCAGTCAATATTTTAGATAGCTATCTAAATAGGCAAGATGTAAGTATTTTAATAGATGATGGCAGCGAACCTACAGAAGTTTGTATATTTGATTTTGGAGATTGGTTTGTTATCGAATTTTTCCGGTGGTGGAGTAGCGAAATTCGCCTAATACCTAACAATCCTGAAACCGAGGCAATTGTTTTTGGAGCGAATCTATCAGTTAAGCGTTTGCGTTGTCTAGGTGGTGAACGCCACGATCACAGATATTTATGGCAATTTTATGGTAGAGAGTGGCTGACTCAAAATCAAATTTCCTACAACCCAGGAACAAAACCTTACCCTAATCCCACTTTCCAAAAGCAGCAAAAGCGTAAGAGCGAACTGATAGAGTGGAATCGCGAAATTCAAAAACTTGAGCAAGAGGCGCAGGAATATTGCTTCTTAATTATGCCCAACCCCGCAGACGGTAAATAAATATACCAATGTATTCTTTTATTGCTTTTGTTGACTTTTCTAACTTTTCAACATCAGGTAGCAGGTTGAGTATAAACGCTTCATTGCTGGTGTTTGGTTCTTGAATTTCTTGCTGAGTGACTAAAAAGTCGGTGGGTGCAGCTATTGCATCAATTTTTTGACGTTTGAAGATAGCAAGCGATCGCGGCATATGCAAAGCCGATGTCACCAATAACACTTTGTTGAGATTATAAGCGTTAAGGATGGCTCTAACATTTACGGCATTTTCGTAAGTATTGAGTGAGTTAGGATCTTGCAGAATCGCAGATTTAGGAACCCCTAATGTTTCTAAAATTACACCCATATCACCTGATTCTGGCGATCCACCGCCACGCCACTCAACCCGCCCACCACTAGAAATTACCCAAGGTGCTTTGCCTTCACGGTATAGCTGTGCTGCATAAAAAATGCGATCGCCTCCTTCACTTAAGTCTACTGTTGGGCGCGGTGCAACGGCAGGTTTAGTACCACCCCCTAAAACTACAATTGCGTCTGCTACTGGTAATGTTGTTTGGGGAATATTTTGTACTTCAAGCGATCGCACTAACCAGTTACAAACCCAACCATTACTTGCTACTAGCAAAGCTATTAACGCTAAAATAACTGGAACTGCTGCCCATCGAGAACGTTTCCACATCAACACCAAAGTTACAACCATTAGCAGGCAAGCTAACCCCAAAGGGTATAAAAAAAGTGGTATTAGTTTTGAGAGGAATAAAAACATTTATTTATTGATTTAGTTACTTTGATCGCGACGCTTATTAGATAATTTAGGGTATTTGGCATTAGCATTTCTCAGCAGCTTTGCTCGCCGAAATCCACTCACTCTCGTAGGTATTTCTGAGGTTTGCGCTTGATCTAATTTTTCATCTTTACTATTCCACCAAGCAAATACTAAACCGCCAGATAAACCCCCAACAGCGCCCAAAAAGATACTGAAGGGTATAGGATTTCCTACCAATACAAAGGAAAGCATAAAAAATAACCATAGCTTTAAGCCTGCTGAAA of the Oculatellaceae cyanobacterium genome contains:
- a CDS encoding MotA/TolQ/ExbB proton channel family protein, whose translation is MTINSLFIGVTIGIFIIACIFEVIFVWNYNKSYYKDTHNAIKYLKTQSRNSERNGREILNLENPPNWDWLKQHIEGNFIQDGVYAAELKNNRFVLRKYPAALTWSIPRSSRRFIPSILTAIGILGTFLGIQIGLQNINLNSTENFSELLPSIQQLLDGMRTAFLTSLFGLGFASLFTLILAGSEGVRKTLRKNVQDELDKIARLKTDADLESNQLTAKAIGEATGTQVSYAIAPLINPIKEELREIRAIQAAQNQLTPQEISQQVALAFAPLINPISEHLREIRVAQFAQNQLTSEAIGQQVALALAPGFTEIRNDLSAQRLTIEQQRQELLTTLIQELRTEVVEPVVLRLDESARLTREASQAVIELKDALGEITQSLAESIHTIQEFQRNTLGQLHEFARDLREILSQFQTETQGVLQQVATEIQRAVSTSIEGLATQRQAFIASARQAASFFQGIQENLQQALETQAQQQQEMLAGVESQTINILAEANQAFLTQSHTIETVGVQASSVMDTARTNLEATLNNIDENLQNTRNTVQQELENFRINYQSALVTFFNEQNNLLNDTLGQQRDGLAGVVADLQRVFVEEAEQRKELAAQVNDSMARINGTVQRVSELANVVGLTSSERLAQLIELSRTISGEAQRVENAYRNMGNQFNLALGKWNEEIIAYLNQATASQTTFFNQADSSMANICNGLNETASGLIDVSHYLVAAANEARNGGNNQ
- a CDS encoding EH signature domain-containing protein, whose amino-acid sequence is MVPQNAIASESTMNVRFRQLHLNPSQPPSYQPTELLKLSEGLKTDSYSKIIANIPRLFRTKFRSLTEILSDIQSNQIQQVSILEWVYCLYHKKTWDAQNPDLQIASSQAIWEAAKQNSWLLQKLLWRVALYYSGQKETAIAHSLVDTFPSNIQSNSRAIKIINIIKSPHAAKELAQLCYTDLLLPQQLLEQAQLPSWIPVATEALNHVAEVFSDPSNINYKHTNWLLRCLNQMSADQQLLAVDSLLNKISPELGANLTQLVTWLEENYSPRVTNSRWNQLSLFAKSALWKWIGAVNYRDFANLVARLLETLDSESTDSKQLKSRRKFWADYSGRFQRLRILFPQNSVNILDSYLNRQDVSILIDDGSEPTEVCIFDFGDWFVIEFFRWWSSEIRLIPNNPETEAIVFGANLSVKRLRCLGGERHDHRYLWQFYGREWLTQNQISYNPGTKPYPNPTFQKQQKRKSELIEWNREIQKLEQEAQEYCFLIMPNPADGK
- a CDS encoding MraY family glycosyltransferase, with the translated sequence MNLYSFLQSLGIANPSGTGWLAVVFTFILAWVVTYRFIPQVRTFALRVGWADQPNARRLNREPLPNAGGLAIYAGVIAALILATFLRPIVIEAVLAQVLTILLGGSMLVLVGFIDDQFGLPPLFRLLTQILASLLLIASGTIIQLNFGTPIDSILSVLLTILWVVGITNAVNLMDGMDGLAGGISFITAMSLLAVSAQFETRAAATLVLAAVAGSALGFLRHNFHPSHIIMGDAGAYFLGYVLAGTSILGNLKVTTLFALIPTVLFVLVPVLDTTQVFVRRLMAGKNPLSTPGKDHLHHRLLAWGFSQRHAAIILWAITLVSNWVAMRMQGMSGIMMLATTIGIVLLLSFTVWRRLRAVLRATKKMAK
- a CDS encoding NfeD family protein, yielding MPIIGFFYPLFYLVHPSFIISTAFFLQVHPMVFWLVVGALLCLLEFAVPTAFTAFMMGISALLVALIARLLPSQIALQVGIWLGLSVGFVVLTHRLMPKRKISSISDATEAETLTEIVPGQPGRVLYEGGSWRAICEDSSAIAPGQKVYVVGRQGTTLVVVPKNLLDS
- a CDS encoding ferredoxin-thioredoxin reductase variable chain, with the translated sequence MVQAVFYEKEDMKVGDRVRVKNSVIVYHHPEHRGQPFDIKDQEGEILAIVTQWQGRPVSANFPLQVKFQQKFRAHLRDDELELVE
- a CDS encoding YdcF family protein, coding for MVVTLVLMWKRSRWAAVPVILALIALLVASNGWVCNWLVRSLEVQNIPQTTLPVADAIVVLGGGTKPAVAPRPTVDLSEGGDRIFYAAQLYREGKAPWVISSGGRVEWRGGGSPESGDMGVILETLGVPKSAILQDPNSLNTYENAVNVRAILNAYNLNKVLLVTSALHMPRSLAIFKRQKIDAIAAPTDFLVTQQEIQEPNTSNEAFILNLLPDVEKLEKSTKAIKEYIGIFIYRLRGWA
- a CDS encoding SPFH domain-containing protein — protein: MGDLFGLIIFVVLGGSALSGVKIVKQGDEVLVETLGKYNGKKLTPGLNYVIPGFQRVAFQGNVREKVLDIPPQQCITRDNVSITVDAVVYWRILDMEKSYYKVENLHAAMVNLVLTQIRGEMGKLELDETFTARSQINEMLLQELDEATDPWGVKVTRVELRDLIPSKAVQESMELQMAAERKKRAAILNSEGEREGAINSAKGKAEAQVLEAEARQKSAILEAEGQQKTIVLKAQAERQQQVLKAQANADAIQIIANTIKTDPNAREALQFLIAQNYLDMGMTIGKSGSSKVMFMDPRSIPGTLEGIRSIVTDSEKPNFLDIKNGS
- a CDS encoding 4-Cys prefix domain-containing protein — protein: MISSKPRIHCLNSTCSHPLNPISNKFCESCHTPLVYRYLWAADISAKLIPPGELVNDRYQVIDDQIWLDTHPNLPPQVSDPLPQAILPYLRLYPHYLHLPQVYGYAVLSKGSTPGQVLLLENVPVDSNGKLLPSIVQAWQEASPVRQVYWLWQILELWQPMAEQGVVSSLLVADNLRVEGWRVRLREFYADGVENAIVDPQNNSSTQTFIPGATEPSLEQLGTSWKSWFKMPHKQLEEPLAAIYQQMQAKDVSYKAIASSLNQLLLEQAALLPLSCLVASATDPGPGQQHNEDSCYPKNDDISALKSSNGKTASHYNEQLISHLSIVCDGIGGHEGGEVASQLAVQSLKLQVQARLTEVVADPDIITPDIVSEQLAAVIRVANNLIAARNDEQGRESRRRMATTLVMALQLPQQVNTSKGAANSHELYIANLGDSRAYWITPQYCQQLTVDDDVATREVRSGKSVYRQAMNRPDAGALTQAMGIKDAEFLRPTVKRFIIEEDGLLLLCSDGVSDNRLVEQYLIDYAEPILAGKMSVESAVESLINLANQKNGHDNSSVVLSCCRVSPEYPVALEKRATNILTAPVMVSAFVESPNVYIDAELVTPEDEQRADIVQDRKWNISLGAALGLILLLIGAGAFGLTTWWLLSPQNVEMIRDRLFRQEQPPKQSQPFNVE
- a CDS encoding OmpA family protein is translated as MSNFSQFDVESEVEEQDDSSFLLSIGDLMSGLLMLFALLFIIVQMQLSERIQEVKRLETELAAYKKAIDELPIRILNAINGNVGEKGVFIVDPKTGDVSIAERLLFDEGSAELKPEGKKFLQEFIPVYSQVIFSNNKFDEQITRIVIEGHTSSEGSDKVNLELSLRRSLSVSDYIFSNQLNFPSKGQLRNKILAAGRGEIDADQKMDNPSDRKVVFRFQFKREDFSKWFPKTRSPVSQP